One Glycine max cultivar Williams 82 chromosome 3, Glycine_max_v4.0, whole genome shotgun sequence DNA window includes the following coding sequences:
- the LOC100797234 gene encoding laccase-4, producing the protein MDSHWVRMVLLIACILPALVECRVRHYKFHVVSKQTNRLCSSKSIVTINGKFPGPTLYAREDDTVLVKVINQVNHNVTIHWHGVRQLRTGWADGPAYVTQCPIQPGQTYLYNFTLTGQRGTLLYHAHVNWLRSTLHGALVILPKRGVPYPFPKPDDELVVVLGEWWKSDTEAIINEALKSGLAPNVSDAHTINGLPGAVTNCSTQDVYNLPVESGKTYLLRIINAALNEELFFKIAGHKLTVVEVDATYVKPFKIETILIAPGQTTNVLLNADQKFGKYLVAASPFMDAPIAVDNLTATATLHYTGTLAATPTILTTPPPKNSTQIANNFISSLRGLNSKKYPVNVPLTVDHSLFFTVGLGISPCPSCKAANGSRVVAAINNVTFIMPTIALLQAHYFNIKGVFTTDFPANPPHLFNYSGPGPANLNTETGTKVYRVPFNATVQVVLQDTGIIAPENHPVHLHGFNFFVVGRGVGNFNPKIDPKNFNLVDPVERNTIGVPAGGWTAFRFRADNPGVWFMHCHLEVHTTWGLKMAFLVDNGKGPKQSVIPPPKDLPKC; encoded by the exons atggaTTCTCATTGGGTTCGAATGGTGCTTCTCATTGCTTGCATTCTTCCAGCTTTGGTTGAATGCAGAGTGAGGCACTACAAATTTCAT GTGGTGTCTAAACAAACCAATAGATTGTGTTCAAGCAAATCTATTGTCACCATTAATGGGAAGTTCCCAGGACCCACACTTTACGCTAGGGAAGATGATACAGTGCTGGTCAAAGTCATTAACCAAGTCAACCACAACGTTACCATCCATTG GCATGGTGTGAGGCAATTGAGAACTGGTTGGGCTGATGGACCTGCATATGTCACACAGTGCCCAATTCAACCAGGGCAAACCTATCTGTACAATTTCACCCTCACCGGGCAAAGAGGAACACTTCTTTATCATGCACATGTTAACTGGCTAAGGTCAACTCTCCATGGTGCCTTAGTTATCTTGCCAAAGAGAGGTGTGCCTTATCCCTTCCCAAAGCCAGATGATGAATTGGTTGTGGTATTAG GAGAATGGTGGAAATCCGATACTGAAGCTATTATCAATGAAGCTCTCAAATCAGGATTGGCACCAAATGTCTCAGATGCTCATACTATTAATGGCCTTCCAGGGGCAGTTACCAATTGTTCTACACAAG ATGTTTACAACCTACCCGTGGAGAGTGGAAAGACCTACCTGTTGAGAATTATCAATGCTGCACTCAATGAAGAGCTCTTCTTCAAAATTGCTGGCCACAAGCTCACAGTGGTAGAAGTTGATGCCACATATGTAAAGCCCTTCAAGATTGAAACAATTTTGATAGCCCCTGGTCAAACCAccaatgttcttttaaatgctGACCAAAAATTTGGCAAGTACTTGGTAGCAGCTTCTCCTTTCATGGATGCTCCTATTGCTGTGGACAACTTGACTGCCACAGCAACATTGCACTACACAGGAACTCTTGCTGCCACTCCCACAATTCTCACCACCCCACCTCCCAAAAATTCTACACAAATTGCCAACAACTTCATCTCCTCTCTTAGAGGCCTTAACTCCAAGAAATACCCTGTCAATGTCCCATTAACTGTTGATCACTCACTTTTCTTCACTGTTGGGTTGGGGATTAGCCCTTGTCCATCTTGCAAAGCTGCAAATGGAAGCAGGGTTGTGGCTGCTATCAACAATGTGACATTTATTATGCCAACCATTGCCTTACTTCAAGCACATTATTTCAACATAAAAGGGGTGTTCACCACTGATTTCCCTGCCAATCCACCCCATTTGTTCAACTACTCAGGTCCTGGACCAGCCAATTTGAACACCGAAACTGGCACAAAGGTTTATCGGGTACCATTCAATGCCACAGTTCAGGTTGTGCTGCAAGATACTGGAATCATTGCACCTGAGAACCACCCAGTTCATCTTCATGGGTTCAATTTCTTTGTTGTTGGAAGAGGAGTAGGAAATTTCAACCCCAAAATTGACCCTAAGAACTTTAACCTTGTTGATCCTGTTGAAAGGAACACTATTGGAGTACCAGCTGGAGGGTGGACTGCATTTAGATTTAGAGCAGATAATCCAG GAGTTTGGTTCATGCACTGCCACTTGGAGGTACACACAACATGGGGGCTAAAGATGGCCTTTTTGGTGGACAATGGCAAAGGTCCAAAGCAATCAGTGATACCACCACCTAAAGATCTTCCCAAATGCTAA